The proteins below are encoded in one region of Picrophilus oshimae DSM 9789:
- a CDS encoding thiamine pyrophosphate-dependent enzyme → MATVADVIVKTLVNFGVKRIYAIPGDSLNPIIDAIRRNRDIKYIQVRHEEGGALSASFESKYSGNLSACMGTSGPGSIHLLNGLYDAKMQHVPVIALTGQIETDLLYHDYFQEVDLVKLFDDVSVFNARITNPDNANYIIWRACREALIKKGVAHVDMPVDVLRMNSREIDLSYNIERPDYKPDLKGAEELINKSKRPLIFIGSGARDAGEKINKLAERIGAPIIYALNGKGIISDGDKKVLGGIGLLGTRPSIKAMSKTDLIIFLGTVFPYSAFINNVKNIQVNNNIEDLNKIMKADVSCLCDVSYFLDNLNVSEKSDKFYDEMDSEISKWKKDIESRAFKRDNIISAEALSYEISKRIEDDAIIVGDTGNVTLWVNRYINAKKNNKFFFSSWLGTMGAGIPGTIGISLASGRKVYGIIGDGSFAMTSMELITIKKYNIPVKLIIYDNHILGMIKLEEEIMGYPEYGVDLYNPDFARLAESVGIKGIRIENYNELNEKLDEFFNYDGPAVLDVITETNETPMPPKLEFRVAERYITSILREKLEPRE, encoded by the coding sequence ATGGCAACCGTGGCAGATGTAATTGTAAAAACGCTTGTAAACTTTGGTGTAAAACGTATATATGCAATTCCTGGGGATTCACTTAATCCAATAATAGATGCAATAAGAAGGAACAGGGATATAAAATATATTCAGGTAAGGCACGAGGAGGGCGGTGCATTGAGCGCATCATTTGAGTCAAAGTATTCGGGTAATTTATCAGCGTGCATGGGCACATCAGGCCCCGGGTCAATTCATCTTTTAAACGGTTTATACGATGCAAAGATGCAGCATGTTCCGGTGATAGCGCTTACCGGTCAGATAGAAACGGATCTTTTATATCATGATTACTTCCAGGAGGTTGATCTTGTAAAGCTCTTCGATGATGTTTCAGTTTTCAATGCCAGGATAACAAATCCAGATAATGCGAATTATATAATATGGAGGGCATGCAGGGAGGCATTAATAAAAAAGGGAGTGGCCCATGTTGATATGCCTGTCGATGTTCTAAGAATGAATTCAAGGGAGATTGATTTATCATATAATATAGAAAGGCCTGATTACAAACCAGATCTTAAAGGTGCAGAGGAATTAATAAATAAAAGCAAAAGGCCATTAATATTTATAGGTTCTGGTGCCAGGGATGCCGGGGAAAAGATAAACAAACTTGCGGAAAGGATAGGGGCACCAATTATCTATGCATTGAACGGAAAGGGCATAATCAGCGATGGGGACAAAAAAGTCCTTGGCGGCATAGGCCTTCTGGGAACCAGGCCATCTATTAAGGCAATGTCCAAAACAGATCTAATCATCTTTCTTGGAACAGTATTTCCATACAGTGCATTTATAAATAATGTGAAAAACATTCAGGTGAACAACAACATAGAGGATCTTAATAAGATTATGAAGGCCGATGTATCATGCCTGTGCGATGTATCATATTTTCTTGATAATTTGAATGTTTCTGAAAAAAGCGATAAATTCTACGATGAGATGGATTCCGAGATCTCAAAATGGAAGAAGGATATAGAAAGCAGGGCATTTAAAAGAGATAATATAATAAGCGCCGAGGCATTAAGCTATGAAATATCAAAACGCATCGAGGACGATGCAATAATCGTTGGCGATACCGGCAATGTTACATTATGGGTAAACAGGTACATAAATGCAAAAAAGAACAATAAATTCTTCTTTTCATCATGGCTTGGAACCATGGGTGCGGGCATACCAGGAACCATAGGCATATCACTTGCCTCCGGGAGAAAGGTCTACGGCATCATAGGCGATGGAAGCTTTGCAATGACATCAATGGAATTAATTACAATTAAAAAGTACAACATACCTGTGAAGCTAATAATATACGATAACCATATACTTGGAATGATAAAGCTTGAGGAGGAGATCATGGGATACCCTGAGTACGGCGTCGATCTCTATAACCCGGATTTTGCAAGGCTTGCAGAGTCCGTTGGCATAAAGGGCATAAGAATAGAGAACTACAATGAATTAAATGAAAAGCTTGATGAGTTCTTTAATTACGATGGCCCTGCGGTTCTTGATGTAATAACAGAGACGAACGAAACACCAATGCCGCCAAAGCTGGAGTTCAGGGTCGCCGAGCGCTATATAACATCAATACTAAGGGAAAAGCTTGAACCAAGG
- a CDS encoding Nre family DNA repair protein yields the protein MNVKRILPELCVKCRGSRMLCGLSYCPLLISMRIKNIYSNSNNSINGDSPPSVFIGRHGYPKVNVYPSAPPVSGDTSIYEDENAWINMDINDFIEKRLSIYRGSLIYNIDTPADPDYKFQEIQMLSMSSKPVNINMSVLKPFKRDVILDENISPMGPSSPLKDIYIGNSSIDNSIERAYYDTDFKADDAMIYLYKNGKTVNEISKILSTGSIGTGRMRRMVPTRWAITAADKNISDYFVDTIKNYNSIDKIELYLRKTNGNLFIGILMPGSWSFEWGESWFPDTTWNRFGGSVAMELDYENYNGRKTYPDIGGCYYSSRLAVSEYLNKRRRQAVSILWREIYPGFNLPVGVWYVRDHVRELFKSRPVIFDDINDLMKYLSGITRIDVNLWKVKSKLIGLKRLDSFFGGLYEDH from the coding sequence ATGAATGTTAAAAGGATACTGCCGGAGCTATGCGTAAAATGCAGGGGTTCAAGGATGCTCTGCGGGCTTTCATACTGTCCCTTGCTTATATCAATGAGGATAAAAAATATTTATTCAAATTCAAATAATTCAATTAACGGTGATTCCCCGCCATCGGTCTTCATAGGAAGGCATGGATATCCTAAGGTAAATGTTTATCCATCGGCACCGCCGGTATCAGGTGATACATCAATCTACGAGGATGAAAACGCCTGGATAAACATGGATATAAATGATTTTATTGAAAAGAGGCTTTCAATATACCGCGGGTCATTAATTTATAATATAGATACACCTGCAGATCCTGATTATAAATTCCAGGAAATACAGATGCTTTCAATGTCTTCCAAACCTGTTAATATAAACATGAGTGTTTTAAAACCATTTAAAAGGGATGTAATCCTTGATGAAAACATATCACCAATGGGACCATCATCACCATTAAAAGATATATACATAGGGAATTCAAGCATTGATAATAGTATAGAGCGTGCCTACTATGACACGGATTTTAAGGCAGATGATGCAATGATATATTTATATAAAAACGGCAAAACGGTAAATGAAATCTCAAAAATTCTGAGCACCGGCTCAATTGGCACAGGGCGGATGAGAAGGATGGTGCCAACAAGATGGGCAATAACCGCGGCTGATAAAAACATCTCTGATTACTTCGTTGATACAATTAAAAATTACAATTCAATAGATAAAATAGAATTATATTTAAGGAAAACAAATGGAAATCTTTTTATCGGCATATTGATGCCTGGAAGCTGGTCCTTTGAATGGGGTGAATCCTGGTTTCCGGACACAACATGGAATAGATTCGGCGGTTCCGTTGCCATGGAACTTGATTATGAAAATTACAATGGCAGAAAAACGTATCCGGATATAGGTGGATGTTATTACTCATCAAGGCTTGCGGTTTCAGAGTATTTAAATAAAAGAAGGAGGCAGGCTGTATCAATACTCTGGCGTGAGATCTATCCAGGTTTTAATCTGCCAGTCGGTGTATGGTACGTTCGCGACCATGTAAGGGAGCTCTTCAAATCAAGGCCTGTGATCTTTGATGATATAAATGATCTAATGAAATATTTATCAGGAATTACAAGGATTGATGTTAATCTATGGAAGGTTAAATCAAAATTAATTGGTTTAAAAAGGCTGGATTCATTTTTTGGAGGTCTGTATGAAGATCATTGA
- a CDS encoding SPL family radical SAM protein — protein MKIIEINARSAIGKSKMKELDYTFNPYIGCSHGCLYCYAMDFSPNEANSDWGNVVFVRKNIIELLKNEVKRLKIGRVGVSSITDPYMPVEAKYMITRSAIEILARNNFYVTIQTKSKLITRDIDLFSRYKNHIDAGLTITTLKNDVSRMIEPGAPRPDARVSALVDLSKRIKTWIYIGPIIENINDDLNDIENIIRIASETGSRVIYDHFEEYNYNVNYMLNIKYKRFNIEWWREISRAIEKLAYKYNINANSEEDEWLYESMNQRRLF, from the coding sequence ATGAAGATCATTGAAATCAATGCCAGGTCTGCAATAGGAAAATCCAAAATGAAGGAACTTGATTATACTTTTAATCCATACATAGGATGCTCACATGGATGCCTTTACTGCTATGCAATGGATTTTTCACCTAATGAGGCAAATTCAGACTGGGGCAATGTTGTTTTTGTAAGAAAAAACATTATTGAACTATTAAAAAATGAGGTAAAAAGATTAAAAATCGGCAGGGTGGGCGTATCATCAATAACAGATCCATACATGCCGGTTGAGGCAAAATACATGATAACAAGATCTGCAATAGAGATCCTTGCAAGGAACAATTTTTATGTAACAATTCAGACAAAGTCAAAATTAATAACAAGGGACATCGATTTATTCTCAAGGTATAAAAATCATATAGATGCCGGATTAACAATAACAACATTAAAAAATGATGTTTCAAGAATGATCGAGCCAGGGGCGCCAAGGCCTGATGCAAGGGTCTCAGCCCTTGTAGACCTTTCAAAAAGGATTAAGACATGGATATACATAGGCCCGATAATAGAAAATATAAACGATGATCTAAATGATATAGAAAACATAATAAGAATTGCATCTGAAACCGGATCAAGGGTGATATACGATCACTTTGAGGAATATAATTACAATGTTAATTACATGCTTAACATAAAATATAAAAGGTTCAATATTGAATGGTGGCGGGAAATATCAAGGGCAATAGAAAAACTGGCATATAAATATAATATAAATGCAAACAGCGAGGAGGATGAATGGCTTTACGAGTCCATGAACCAGAGGCGCCTCTTTTAG
- a CDS encoding ABC transporter ATP-binding protein, which translates to MEISIRNLTKRYGRILALNKINMHASGPGCIAILGPNGAGKTTMLKLISNIIKPTDGSVLINNINVSDYPERALKYLGALIEQPEFYYYLNGYEILKFAAKVKGLKNNIDDEIKRLVDLTDMNDYLYRKTGTYSRGMKQRLALAVAMIGDPEIIILDEPTFGLDPKGMAYIRDLIKNLSREKLVILSTHLIYEAKEVSNRTLIIDHGEIKYDSINSDNKRKILVTFDGSISNIKSDFIRDFVIDKNRIIITPREDADNYNIIYDLIKNGVKVNSAQDYDDLEETYISITS; encoded by the coding sequence ATGGAGATCTCGATAAGGAATTTAACAAAGAGGTATGGCAGAATTCTTGCATTAAATAAAATAAACATGCATGCCAGCGGGCCGGGGTGCATAGCAATACTTGGTCCAAACGGTGCAGGCAAAACGACAATGTTAAAATTAATATCAAACATTATAAAGCCAACAGATGGAAGCGTTCTGATAAATAATATAAACGTCTCTGATTATCCTGAAAGGGCGTTAAAGTATCTCGGTGCGTTAATAGAGCAGCCCGAATTTTATTACTATTTAAACGGCTATGAGATATTAAAATTCGCGGCAAAGGTCAAGGGCTTAAAAAATAATATTGATGATGAGATAAAAAGGCTTGTAGATTTAACAGATATGAATGATTACCTTTACAGAAAAACAGGAACCTATTCAAGGGGCATGAAGCAAAGGCTTGCACTTGCCGTGGCAATGATAGGTGATCCGGAGATTATAATCCTTGATGAGCCCACATTTGGCCTGGATCCAAAGGGCATGGCCTATATAAGGGATCTAATAAAAAATCTTTCAAGGGAAAAGCTGGTTATATTAAGCACGCATTTAATCTACGAGGCAAAGGAGGTTTCAAACAGGACTCTTATAATAGATCATGGAGAGATAAAATACGATTCAATTAACAGCGATAATAAAAGAAAGATCCTTGTAACATTTGATGGTTCAATAAGTAATATAAAGAGCGACTTTATAAGGGATTTTGTTATAGACAAAAACAGGATAATAATAACACCAAGGGAGGATGCTGATAATTACAATATAATATACGATTTAATAAAGAACGGCGTAAAGGTTAACAGTGCACAGGATTATGATGACCTTGAGGAAACATACATATCAATAACATCCTAA
- a CDS encoding ABC transporter permease, which yields MGNLYNVYMQYVKNYYRSKSFYLMLTLILVISILMTYFSLKYVNDLPAFLGRNVSFHLKKILFYFIWSFVLINIPVFSSVFFGSPAISSEIENKTAYYIFPLPINRYKLYIGKYLSAFTVTFIIVLIYSSFEVIILHYLFGSIPLSFYYSIGLLAIFIFTILSITFMISSIFNKNTYAYITVFIIYYIVFEAGSLIINLLYKITPIYLLNEAADIVEKVYLNINTSSFVTSPSLAPATNTEIYTSVLIMIIYMIISFVAGIIIFERKEVS from the coding sequence ATGGGCAATCTATACAACGTTTACATGCAGTATGTTAAGAACTATTATAGATCCAAGAGCTTTTACCTTATGCTAACGCTTATACTTGTTATAAGCATTTTAATGACCTACTTTTCATTAAAATATGTTAATGACCTTCCGGCATTTCTTGGCAGGAACGTTTCATTTCATTTAAAGAAGATCCTATTCTATTTTATATGGTCCTTTGTTTTAATAAATATTCCAGTGTTCTCATCGGTTTTCTTTGGATCCCCGGCGATATCAAGTGAGATAGAGAACAAAACTGCATATTATATATTCCCGCTGCCGATAAACAGGTATAAATTATACATAGGAAAATATCTATCAGCATTCACCGTGACATTTATAATAGTTCTTATATACTCATCATTTGAGGTAATAATACTGCATTATCTCTTTGGATCGATACCTTTAAGCTTTTACTATTCAATAGGCCTTCTTGCAATCTTCATTTTTACAATACTATCGATAACATTTATGATAAGCTCCATATTTAATAAAAATACATATGCATACATAACAGTCTTTATAATATATTATATAGTCTTCGAGGCTGGCTCTCTTATAATAAATCTTTTGTATAAAATAACACCGATATATCTTCTAAACGAGGCCGCCGACATCGTTGAAAAGGTCTATCTTAATATAAACACATCAAGCTTTGTAACATCACCAAGCCTGGCACCGGCAACAAATACCGAGATATATACTTCTGTGCTTATTATGATAATATACATGATAATCTCCTTTGTTGCCGGTATAATAATCTTTGAAAGAAAGGAGGTATCATAA
- a CDS encoding DUF309 domain-containing protein, producing MRYIYFFGRKINLSERDKIFRDITSKYKCIHDLRCAFDHTEISSFENIDFNIIDDYLFYIELNEKSYTFNDGISLMVQERFWEAHEALEQLWRHSNGLEKSTLRFIIMVCTAFVHLQRGHYSIYHEVMENALKIDTYNEYKCINIKSLKSEIRSGIFNTYFFIKSLK from the coding sequence ATGAGGTACATCTATTTTTTTGGTAGGAAGATAAACCTATCAGAGCGTGATAAAATCTTCAGGGATATAACATCGAAATATAAATGCATACATGATCTTAGATGCGCCTTTGACCATACAGAGATATCATCATTTGAAAACATTGATTTTAATATAATTGATGATTATCTTTTTTATATAGAATTAAATGAAAAAAGTTACACATTCAATGATGGAATTTCATTAATGGTTCAGGAGCGTTTCTGGGAGGCACACGAGGCCCTTGAGCAGCTCTGGAGGCATTCAAATGGCCTTGAGAAATCAACACTCAGGTTTATAATAATGGTATGCACCGCCTTTGTTCATCTTCAGAGAGGTCACTACAGTATATACCACGAGGTCATGGAAAATGCATTAAAAATAGATACTTACAATGAATATAAATGTATAAATATAAAATCATTAAAATCTGAAATAAGATCTGGAATTTTTAATACATATTTCTTTATAAAGTCATTGAAGTAA
- a CDS encoding extracellular solute-binding protein, which yields MDDNNKDFYKKKSRGRIFAVIAAIIIIVAAVGGVLYYLSTVHHVRTQTITVLVGSGSDTEEYLSAVAKNFEKANPNIKIDITTVGYSDIVDTPLTALRDKASSPSIIMYYPSGAPTLGPYLYNLSGRINTGLFPAAEMFSGGYLLNLNGSVEKTIGVPIHNVLGYVLVYQKDVFDNKTLSSEFEKEYNFSFNPDTWTNWTQVLDAATFLKNSNDSSLPKYQLLFPDSPNHSIIDAFMGLLYSYGQGKSETMIPKNSGSAYWTYIGDFNGTWEPTFNNAAGVQALKMYKKLINFEPSLSVEPIGYDEQLKLFETGDYAMGLAWTSFLPAYSKSTVGKDLGVAILPQGATGYQPTFLGVNPYSNTSLDMKFIDFAISNSEFSMGVKDFQFLPSTYSGMEAAESQPGFSWLAPMLNYSEKIVPPVKNVAVYIHLEPLFTELTPDLNGQIYNYFEGKETATAALSTAYSEWMSEIKSENL from the coding sequence ATGGACGATAATAATAAAGATTTCTATAAGAAAAAAAGTAGGGGAAGGATCTTTGCTGTTATAGCCGCAATAATAATAATCGTTGCCGCAGTTGGTGGTGTTCTCTATTATTTGAGCACAGTGCACCACGTCAGGACGCAGACAATTACAGTTCTTGTTGGCAGCGGAAGTGATACAGAGGAATATTTAAGTGCAGTTGCAAAGAACTTTGAGAAGGCAAATCCGAATATTAAGATAGACATAACAACTGTTGGTTACAGTGATATAGTTGACACACCGCTGACAGCACTGAGGGACAAGGCATCATCTCCGTCGATTATAATGTACTATCCATCAGGAGCGCCAACGCTTGGTCCTTATTTATATAACCTCTCAGGAAGGATAAATACCGGTCTATTCCCGGCGGCCGAGATGTTCTCAGGTGGTTATCTGCTTAATTTAAACGGAAGTGTGGAGAAGACCATAGGTGTTCCTATACATAACGTCCTCGGCTACGTTCTTGTATACCAAAAAGATGTCTTTGATAATAAAACGTTGAGCAGTGAGTTTGAAAAGGAATACAATTTCAGCTTTAACCCGGATACATGGACAAACTGGACACAGGTTCTTGATGCGGCCACATTTTTAAAGAACTCAAACGATTCATCACTACCAAAGTACCAGCTACTATTCCCGGATTCACCAAACCATTCGATTATAGATGCCTTCATGGGGCTTTTATACTCGTATGGCCAGGGAAAAAGTGAAACAATGATACCCAAAAACTCAGGTTCAGCATACTGGACATACATAGGTGATTTCAACGGAACATGGGAACCAACCTTTAACAATGCAGCCGGTGTTCAGGCACTAAAAATGTATAAAAAGTTAATAAACTTTGAACCGTCTTTATCCGTTGAGCCAATAGGCTATGATGAGCAGCTTAAGCTCTTTGAGACCGGCGATTATGCAATGGGCCTTGCATGGACAAGCTTCCTGCCAGCATACTCAAAATCGACTGTTGGAAAGGATCTCGGTGTTGCAATACTGCCACAGGGTGCTACAGGTTACCAGCCGACGTTTCTTGGTGTAAATCCATATTCAAACACATCTCTTGATATGAAATTCATAGACTTTGCAATATCAAACAGTGAGTTCTCAATGGGTGTTAAGGATTTCCAGTTTTTGCCATCAACATACTCTGGCATGGAGGCTGCAGAATCACAGCCAGGATTCTCATGGCTTGCACCAATGCTAAATTACTCTGAAAAGATCGTTCCGCCTGTTAAGAACGTTGCAGTTTACATACATCTTGAGCCCCTCTTTACTGAGCTGACACCGGATCTAAATGGGCAGATATATAATTACTTTGAGGGAAAGGAAACGGCCACTGCCGCACTTTCAACTGCATATTCCGAGTGGATGTCCGAGATAAAGAGTGAAAATTTATAA
- a CDS encoding ABC transporter permease encodes MIENVILTFETQNSSGAYIFAGLKNYYLLFNTPHLGRIFYNSLLYTFVVPVVDVALSIPLANFLKNLKKSYLFPLILLPSFVPLVTGATMWILMLNPFYGISYFILRKDLFTSVWSIIIIDIWSSIPLATVMIYSGLNGIPKSIDEAAYMDGITGLKKLVNIDLPYIKYQILAAFVLMLIYGSFTFDPIYASLSLSPPFATTDLSFFSYQLFFTGNIGFSAVLMTLMSLFSTAVAIIFVKLTLSSSRSSGRIRFKRLPNRMMPLKLQWFLTILYIIFFLIPFLWLILESLKTNAEIFDIPPLIIPKIVTAQHYISSIFKGAPYYITSLVVSILGSLLALIIGIPAAYSVARHKIGGLKFIGLVLFIYSIPLVILMIPDYSILNDLHTINSWLGLIIVYPVMVMPIVIWMLYNFYIGFPKYYDEASYMDGMGFFKSFFKTIIPLSYDGIFVAFLYAFIFAWGALIFPLAFTYSPYNMSILSPSGAQTLTIFIGSSIGHEAIDYGLLSAASVVSIIPAVIISILVRSKLDKVWRGSGIK; translated from the coding sequence ATGATAGAAAATGTTATTTTAACATTTGAAACCCAGAATTCAAGCGGTGCTTACATATTTGCGGGTCTTAAAAACTATTATCTTTTGTTTAACACACCGCACCTCGGCCGGATATTTTACAACAGCCTTCTTTACACATTTGTTGTCCCTGTTGTTGATGTTGCATTGTCAATACCACTGGCAAATTTTTTGAAAAATTTGAAAAAAAGTTATCTGTTCCCGTTGATACTTTTACCATCATTTGTACCATTGGTCACTGGTGCAACAATGTGGATTTTAATGCTAAATCCATTTTATGGAATATCATATTTTATATTAAGGAAAGACCTGTTTACAAGCGTATGGAGCATAATAATAATTGATATATGGTCAAGCATACCCCTTGCAACAGTAATGATATACTCCGGATTAAATGGAATACCAAAGAGCATCGATGAGGCCGCATACATGGACGGAATAACAGGACTGAAAAAGCTTGTTAACATAGATTTACCTTATATAAAATACCAGATCCTTGCAGCCTTTGTTTTAATGCTTATCTATGGTTCATTTACCTTTGACCCAATATACGCATCTTTAAGTTTATCGCCACCATTTGCCACAACGGATCTATCATTCTTTTCATATCAATTATTTTTCACGGGAAACATAGGTTTTTCTGCTGTTTTAATGACATTAATGTCCTTATTTTCCACGGCCGTTGCAATTATATTTGTAAAATTAACTTTAAGCAGCTCCAGGTCTAGTGGAAGAATAAGGTTTAAGAGGCTTCCAAATAGAATGATGCCTTTAAAGCTCCAGTGGTTCCTTACAATACTTTATATAATATTCTTCCTGATACCATTCTTATGGCTAATACTTGAATCATTAAAGACAAATGCAGAGATCTTTGATATACCGCCGTTGATAATACCAAAAATAGTAACGGCCCAGCATTACATATCATCAATATTTAAGGGTGCGCCGTATTATATAACAAGCCTTGTTGTTTCAATTCTTGGATCGTTGCTTGCATTAATAATAGGCATTCCCGCGGCCTATTCTGTTGCAAGGCATAAAATAGGAGGTTTAAAGTTCATAGGCCTTGTTTTATTTATATATTCAATACCTCTTGTTATATTAATGATACCGGACTATTCAATATTAAATGACTTACATACAATAAATTCATGGCTTGGCCTTATAATTGTTTACCCGGTTATGGTCATGCCCATTGTTATATGGATGTTATATAACTTTTACATTGGATTCCCAAAGTATTATGATGAGGCATCATACATGGATGGCATGGGCTTTTTCAAATCATTTTTTAAAACAATAATACCATTAAGCTATGATGGAATCTTCGTTGCGTTTTTATATGCCTTTATATTTGCCTGGGGTGCTTTAATATTCCCGCTGGCATTTACATATTCTCCATATAACATGAGTATTTTATCTCCATCCGGAGCACAGACATTAACAATATTTATAGGAAGCTCCATAGGCCATGAGGCCATAGATTACGGCCTTTTATCAGCGGCCAGCGTTGTCAGTATAATACCTGCGGTAATAATTTCAATTCTTGTTAGGTCAAAGCTTGATAAGGTCTGGAGGGGGAGTGGCATAAAATGA
- a CDS encoding ABC transporter ATP-binding protein, which yields MILEMYNIEKRFGNFTALKFDELLFDNNRYYVILGPSGSGKTTLLRIIGGLEYADSGKIIMESREITNMPPWKRDIGLVFQNYALYPHLKVYENIASPLISKNVPAEEVNHEVKNILDIMELTDQARKFPSQLSGGQQQRVALARALVKRPKVLLLDEPLSNLDSRVRADLRDYLKKTQREFQFTAIHVTHDPEEAMALGDKLVVFHHGKIIQNDTPYNVYNNPNDIFCARMLGNINLIPRNSIDLDLNDDFDYYGIRPEDIFIDPNGNINGTIKYKDFLGHGYMYAIDVNGFTLKVLAGKDVHLSSKQEVRLRFDMSRLNIYKNGKKVSPAIKAV from the coding sequence ATGATACTTGAAATGTATAATATAGAAAAACGGTTTGGTAATTTTACAGCACTAAAATTTGATGAATTATTATTTGATAATAATAGATACTATGTAATTCTCGGACCATCTGGTTCCGGAAAGACCACACTTTTAAGGATCATAGGCGGTCTTGAGTACGCCGATTCTGGAAAAATAATTATGGAATCGAGGGAAATAACAAACATGCCGCCATGGAAGAGGGATATCGGACTTGTATTTCAAAACTATGCCCTTTATCCACATTTAAAGGTTTACGAGAACATAGCATCGCCATTGATATCAAAGAATGTTCCTGCAGAGGAGGTAAATCATGAGGTAAAGAATATACTTGATATCATGGAGTTAACAGACCAGGCAAGGAAGTTCCCATCGCAGCTCAGCGGCGGCCAGCAGCAGAGGGTTGCACTGGCAAGGGCCCTGGTAAAACGTCCAAAGGTTCTGCTTTTGGATGAGCCGCTATCCAATCTTGATAGCAGGGTGAGGGCAGATCTCAGGGATTATTTAAAAAAGACCCAGAGGGAGTTTCAGTTCACTGCAATACATGTTACACACGATCCTGAGGAGGCCATGGCCCTTGGTGATAAGCTTGTTGTATTTCATCATGGTAAGATAATACAGAACGATACGCCATATAACGTTTATAATAATCCAAATGATATATTCTGCGCAAGAATGCTTGGCAACATCAATTTAATACCAAGGAATAGCATAGATCTTGATTTAAATGATGATTTCGATTACTATGGAATAAGGCCAGAGGACATATTTATTGATCCCAATGGAAATATAAATGGAACAATAAAATATAAGGATTTTCTGGGGCACGGATATATGTACGCCATAGATGTCAACGGCTTTACATTAAAGGTTCTGGCAGGCAAGGATGTTCATCTATCATCAAAGCAGGAGGTAAGGCTGAGGTTTGATATGTCAAGATTAAATATATACAAAAATGGCAAAAAGGTCTCTCCTGCAATAAAAGCGGTTTAA